The following proteins are encoded in a genomic region of Phaeodactylum tricornutum CCAP 1055/1 chromosome 1, whole genome shotgun sequence:
- the Skp1_1 gene encoding predicted protein translates to MMDVEQETTVNLISKDGDSFSVPLAVAKMSELVKGMIDEDAEDEGDKIEIPLPNVKSQVLNKVIEFCEHHLQEPMTEIEKPLKSQVMADVVQKWYADFVDVEQVLLFELILAANYMDIKPLLDLTCATVAGMIKGKTPEDIRQTFGIQNDFSPEEEAQVREENKWCEEA, encoded by the exons ATGATGGATGTCGAGCAAGAAACAACAGTGAATCTT ATATCTAAAGACGGAGATTCCTTTTCTGTCCCCCTTGCCGTCGCTAAGATGTCGGAGCTTGTCAAGGGTATGATCGACG AGGATGCTGAAGACGAAGgtgacaaaattgaaattCCGCTACCCAATGTCAAGTCGCAAGTTTTGAACAAGGTAATCGAATTCTGCGAACACCATCTACAGGAACCTATGACGGAAATTGAAAAGCCGCTCAAGTCTCAAGTCATGGCCGATGTGGTCCAAAAATGGTATGCCGATTTTGTTGACGTGGAGCAAGTCTTACTTTTCGAGCTTATTCTAGCGGCGAATTACATGGATATTAAACCTTTGCTGGATCTGACGTGCGCGACTGTGGCTGGCATGATCAAAGGAAAGACGCCGGAAGACATTCGTCAGACCTTTGGAATTCAGAACGATTTCTCaccggaagaagaagcccAAGTGCGCGAGGAGAATAAATGGTGCGAAGAAGCCTAA
- a CDS encoding predicted protein, which produces MEDAIQFLAGADSEPRTAKRHLSSAALGHKRESNTKDDMSLQRSKSSFENTSVDQKAKKLKKKNINPAILKLRQTVQQCCKIDDLMTAMEVYEQAVADGIKMEAQSFYNLLNLCDGLGDRSIHIGTPKQSIELACNESNEEILDRLRPVDIDDRRKFAFRIKEHMDGLGLPLIETAYTALIKLLSKSRQLGKAEVLLDEAEGVQQCRPKLRMFAPLLSAYCETGSMIPALRVWQRLHRHGLVLSEKEYVALIRCAVITKDACVMDRVLSDLAEDVLVPSRETCLAIRAWFESPAAIATNKEGNHIDDSGIRIVLESIAYPQSGQTLSMGPVLTQKSGWTVSESCSVDTDTGALQSGCLNGHSLKPLTVSSDTWQEMRNMNETIVTSGKLEEHRSQFQGGRKGKRQKMDDRLLQERQNHWTHFQKYLIRRCTQRKIDLVIDGANIGYYEQNFAGAPKHVDYDQINWIVQHFLKQDKSVLLVMHNRHFTSQMMPRSFRPLIQSWLDNDVLYRTPPGMNDDWFWMHAALYAGPGTLVVTNDEMRDHHFQMLARRSFLRWKDRHQVRFSLGAWESFVQGRHQRRVNLIYPEVYSRRIQRVADGLVIPHPKRGDENRFLDGSHVAEEDEPEEETYLSIRPND; this is translated from the coding sequence ATGGAGGATGCGATCCAATTCTTGGCCGgcgctgacagtgaacccagGACGGCGAAGCGTCACTTGTCCAGCGCCGCCTTAGGTCACAAAAGAGAGTCAAACACGAAGGACGACATGTCGCTTCAACGTAGCAAGTCGTCATTCGAAAATACATCAGTTGACCAGAAAgccaaaaaattgaaaaaaaagAATATCAATCCAGCTATACTTAAACTGCGGCAAACAGTACAACAATGTTGCAAAATTGACGATCTCATGACTGCGATGGAAGTGTACGAGCAAGCGGTAGCTGACGGTATCAAAATGGAAGCGCAATCCTTTTACAACCTACTGAATTTATGCGACGGTCTAGGTGATCGGAGTATCCATATTGGAACACCCAAACAGTCTATCGAACTTGCTTGCAATGAATCGAACGAAGAAATCCTAGATCGGCTTCGACCGGTGGATATTGATGATCGCCGAAAGTTTGCTTTTCGGATAAAAGAGCACATGGACGGGTTGGGCTTACCCCTGATAGAAACAGCCTATACCGCTCTGATTAAACTGCTGTCGAAAAGCCGACAGCTGGGGAAAGCAGAAGTTTTGCTAGACGAGGCAGAGGGTGTTCAGCAATGCCGTCCTAAACTACGCATGTTTGCTCCGCTTTTGTCGGCCTACTGTGAAACAGGCTCCATGATACCGGCCCTTCGCGTATGGCAGCGCCTTCACCGTCACGGATTGGTTCTATCTGAAAAGGAGTATGTTGCACTTATCAGGTGTGCTGTGATCACAAAAGACGCTTGCGTAATGGATCGAGTGCTGTCGGATTTGGCCGAGGACGTGTTGGTTCCGAGCCGTGAGACGTGCCTGGCCATTCGAGCTTGGTTTGAGTCTCCCGCCGCTATCGCCACGAATAAAGAAGGAAACCACATAGATGACAGTGGTATTCGAATTGTACTGGAAAGCATTGCATACCCCCAGTCTGGTCAAACTCTAAGTATGGGACCAGTTCTAACGCAGAAAAGCGGATGGACAGTGTCGGAGTCATGTAGCGTTGACACTGATACAGGCGCTTTACAATCCGGATGTTTGAATGGTCATTCCCTCAAGCCGTTGACTGTATCGAGTGACACTTGGCAAGAAATGCGAAACATGAACGAAACTATTGTGACGAGTGGTAAACTCGAGGAGCATAGGTCTCAATTTCAAGGAGGTCGAAAGGGAAAGAGGCAAAAAATGGACGATCGCTTGCTTCAAGAAAGACAAAACCATTGGACTCACTTTCAGAAGTATCTCATACGGCGTTGCACTCAGCGGAAAATTGATTTGGTCATTGATGGTGCGAACATTGGCTACTACGAGCAAAATTTTGCCGGGGCTCCAAAGCACGTGGACTACGACCAGATTAACTGGATTGTGCAACATTTTTTAAAACAGGACAAGTCTGTTTTGCTCGTAATGCACAACCGCCATTTCACTTCACAAATGATGCCTCGATCTTTTCGACCTCTGATTCAATCTTGGTTGGACAACGACGTGCTATATCGAACACCGCCTGGTATGAACGATGATTGGTTTTGGATGCATGCTGCCCTGTACGCAGGACCGGGTACTTTGGTTGTGACTAATGACGAGATGCGGGATCATCATTTTCAAATGCTGGCACGTAGGTCGTTCTTGCGTTGGAAAGACCGACATCAGGTTCGATTTAGTCTTGGGGCATGGGAATCGTTTGTTCAAGGCAGGCACCAGCGTCGAGTCAACCTAATATATCCTGAAGTGTATAGTCGACGTATCCAACGGGTGGCCGATGGCCTCGTGATACCGCACCCAAAACGCGGAGATGAAAATCGCTTTTTGGATGGCAGTCATGTTGCGGAGGAAGACGAGCCAGAGGAGGAGACTTACTTAAGCATTCGCCCCAACGATTAA
- a CDS encoding predicted protein, with amino-acid sequence MKIIAQRTICSLHRIAPRSVGFSSSRSVFSASQAEDIMTSGGQRQGCRYLHQSVNVRPMDMSNLHSWSEAAYFPDPKDLKVNNEGDLDASQFGYRVVPLSQECVYTSTMSVSSYDDYDPVEDIDEPYDNFYDEDNSLEVSRDNIDVSSSAALDTIEAHREWDKLLAEEADHPPHFECLKEDPYLEDRETYDNVWNELHTHDLEHVYLGKY; translated from the coding sequence ATGAAGATCATTGCTCAGAGAACGATTTGTTCCTTACACCGTATCGCGCCGCGATCCGTTGGATTCTCATCCAGCCGCTCCGTATTCTCTGCGAGTCAAGCGGAAGACATCATGACTAGCGGCGGTCAGCGTCAAGGATGTCGATATTTGCACCAAAGTGTTAATGTCCGACCCATGGATATGTCCAACCTTCACAGCTGGTCCGAAGCGGCCTACTTTCCCGATCCCAAGGATTTGAAGGTAAACAACGAGGGTGACTTGGACGCCAGCCAGTTTGGTTACCGTGTCGTGCCTCTTTCGCAGGAATGTGTATACACAAGCACCATGAGTGTCTCCTCTTATGATGATTATGATCCCGTAGAAGACATTGACGAGCCTTATGACAACTTCTATGATGAGGACAATAGTCTGGAAGTCTCTCGAGACAATATTGATGTGTCTTCGAGTGCCGCTTTAGATACCATTGAAGCTCACCGTGAATGGGACAAGCTGctggcggaagaagcggatCATCCTCCTCACTTTGAATGCTTGAAGGAAGACCCGTACCTTGAAGACCGGGAAACCTATGACAATGTTTGGAACGAACTCCATACGCATGATTTGGAACACGTCTACCTTGGTAaatactga
- a CDS encoding predicted protein: MYLRPSQWLIAALCLVRVHSFGGLEAIPFAAVDHHALTHSLTIASGSSFEAFTSSTNTLASSLLTAYTDTLATYPLPTKVATGASLAVVGDAIAQSREPDAYDKRRAASFMMFDMAYRATQHALFPIIVLQCHGQFLMAPIVALSPWWASFASLDALAAMERTLASQLGIVPFLYYPVFFALTGAVQGLSLDGAINRAKENFIPLMKRNLLFWIPVQFVQFGFVEENLQIPFLSVCGLCWTFVLSVMAGSTKNYNQEESTADSTVTTRNPVTVSTNGATSQSLPTEDRYCVTGFEEGCHLPDDLFPHTTLKDVSHELEHMADDFAHELVEIADEVAHEIHDLAELTEEGWHEITEFAHLERKSQASAKVDKSEMTDGGISNRESSMIDMETGSASTKETSVAKAVQEDKELTLNQYK; this comes from the coding sequence ATGTACTTAAGGCCATCGCAATGGCTCATTGCTGCACTGTGTCTCGTCAGAGTTCATTCCTTTGGTGGCCTCGAAGCGATACCATTCGCGGCAGTGGATCACCACGCCCTCACTCATTCATTGACAATAGCTTCTGGCTCTTCCTTTGAAGCTTTCACGTCCTCTACGAACACTCTTGCTTCCAGTCTACTCACTGCGTACACCGACACACTCGCAACGTACCCGTTGCCGACCAAGGTTGCAACTGGCGCTTCCTTGGCAGTTGTGGGGGACGCAATTGCGCAATCTCGAGAACCCGATGCGTACGACAAACGCCGGGCCGCATCCTTCATGATGTTTGACATGGCATATCGAGCAACCCAACACGCGCTTTTTCCCATAATTGTACTGCAATGCCACGGGCAGTTTTTGATGGCGCCCATTGTCGCATTATCGCCGTGGTGGGCGTCGTTCGCCTCTTTGGACGCGCTTGCCGCTATGGAACGGACACTGGCGTCCCAACTGGGCATTGTCCCCTTTTTGTATTATCCCGTCTTTTTCGCCTTGACGGGAGCTGTCCAGGGACTTTCCCTTGATGGTGCCATCAATCGCGCGAAGGAAAACTTCATCCCGCTCATGAAACGCAATCTACTGTTTTGGATTCCGGTACAATTCGTGCAATTTGGTTTTGTGGAAGAGAATTTGcaaattccttttttgtCCGTATGCGGTTTGTGCTGGACCTTTGTTTTGTCCGTAATGGCGGGCTCCACCAAGAATTACAACCAAGAGGAGAGCACTGCTGATTCTACTGTTACGACTAGAAATCCCGTGACGGTGTCGACCAACGGGGCTACTAGTCAGTCATTGCCGACGGAGGATCGCTATTGTGTCACCGGGTTTGAGGAAGGATGTCACCTTCCAGATGACTTGTTTCCGCACACGACTTTAAAAGATGTGTCGCACGAGCTAGAGCACATGGCTGATGACTTCGCTCACGAACTCGTGGAGATTGCCGACGAAGTTGCCCACGAAATTCATGACCTGGCCGAACTTACCGAAGAGGGCTGGCACGAAATTACCGAGTTCGCCCATTTGGAAAGGAAGTCACAGGCGTCCGCGAAGGTGGACAAAAGTGAAATGACGGACGGTGGTATTTCGAACAGGGAAAGCTCAATGATCGATATGGAGACTGGTTCCGCGAGCACGAAAGAAACTTCTGTGGCGAAAGCAGTGCAAGAAGACAAGGAATTAACGCTGAATCAGTACAAGTAG
- a CDS encoding predicted protein yields the protein MATLILLPASEFGFAKDYAEAPIQDASATNNRGDSPLEQLEESEGDQVSVPSLCQEDEVELQPARNEVYAAAVDDGDDGDSEHCVIRDEDHLDVAMMEPTTQLLEEASSPLAMDEEADVPISITYSTDPGSDTDFGGLLNLGNTCYMASALQMIASLESFVDELKTKVEEIPTDSQLQRCLVDLFDQLARGKSVRPVVLKDTVDTRSSLFVGYDQQDAHEFLTTLLGMLDDEYNIKTKTTRKVNENLVSYVNTPDDAMDEDNDGEMDETEPVDMNLSLTVNVPKGSALVPHSVDTIDPPSLLYSRHAFSELDVDEIRHLLHGTPTSREGMLLPAYTAATEPRCKLVGGRMHTTDIPWTSYESHSFVGNQMKDNECLNSHHSPLHASTAATSTADDADHLTADDDKVVSPVNDFFTTVARARLTCDSCMYTRTHLETFLHLSLEIGNDVTVEDSLRRFFAPEPRELKCEKCFCERATQTTEIVKLPRALLLHFKRFIVDVSDDWASVSYRKNQSAVVFEDTLSLDKDMGVLSEFLATDYSLPTTSGTSCSLGNRYGIRSVVNHIGASASCGHYTADAYRRKDETRKWMRFNDAFVSSISEKQALLDSQKTAYMVLYELE from the coding sequence ATGGCAACACTGATACTTTTGCCTGCCTCCGAGTTTGGTTTTGCGAAAGATTACGCAGAAGCACCGATTCAGGATGCATCTGCAACGAACAATCGTGGAGATTCGCCGCTTGAACAGCTGGAGGAATCGGAGGGAGACCAAGTCTCGGTGCCGTCTTTGTGCCAAGAAGACGAGGTGGAGCTACAGCCAGCCAGGAACGAAGTTTATGCTGCTGCGGTCGATGATGGTGACGATGGCGATAGCGAGCACTGCGTGATCAGAGATGAGGACCACCTCGACGTTGCCATGATGGAGCCGACTACGCAGttgctggaagaagcaaGTTCACCATTAGCCATGGACGAGGAGGCTGACGTACCAATCAGCATCACGTACTCCACAGACCCTGGTAGCGACACTGACTTTGGCGGTTTGTTGAACCTTGGCAATACGTGTTACATGGCTTCGGCACTACAAATGATTGCCAGCCTAGAGTCATTCGTGGACGAATTGAAGACCAAAGTAGAAGAAATACCGACAGATTCTCAGTTGCAACGCTGTTTAGTGGACCTATTCGACCAACTCGCGAGAGGCAAATCAGTTCGGCCTGTCGTATTGAAGGACACGGTCGATACGCGCTCAAGCTTGTTTGTTGGATATGATCAACAGGACGCGCACGAGTTTCTGACGACCCTTTTGGGCATGCTTGATGACGAATACAATAtcaagacgaagacgactcgaAAAGTCAATGAAAATCTTGTATCATATGTCAATACACCAGATGACgccatggacgaagataATGATGGCGAAATGGATGAAACAGAGCCAGTGGACATGAATCTCTCGCTAACCGTAAATGTCCCAAAAGGATCTGCCTTGGTTCCACATTCCGTGGATACAATAGATCCTCCTTCTCTGTTGTACAGCCGCCACGCCTTTTCCGAGTTGGATGTGGATGAGATTCGCCATTTGTTGCACGGGACTCCTACCAGTCGAGAGGGCATGTTGTTGCCCGCATATACTGCTGCAACTGAACCACGTTGCAAGCTCGTAGGCGGTCGAATGCATACAACTGACATCCCTTGGACATCGTACGAGTCTCATTCCTTTGTTGGTAATCAAATGAAGGACAACGAATGTCTAAATTCCCATCATTCACCGCTTCATGCTTCTACCGCCGCAACGTCGACAGCTGACGATGCCGATCATCTCAccgcggacgacgacaaagtgGTTTCTCCTGTGAATGATTTCTTTACAACTGTGGCTCGTGCGCGGCTTACCTGCGATTCCTGCATGTATACGCGCACTCATCTCGAAACCTTTTTACACTTGTCTCTCGAAATCGGGAATGACGTCACCGTTGAGGATAGCTTGCGTCGATTCTTTGCGCCCGAGCCACGCGAACTCAAGTGCGAAAAGTGTTTTTGCGAAAGGGCCACTCAGACTACCGAGATCGTCAAGCTGCCACGAGCCTTGCTTTTGCATTTTAAACGCTTTATCGTGGACGTGAGTGATGATTGGGCTTCCGTTTCGTATCGCAAGAATCAGTCAGCCGTAGTCTTCGAAGACACCCTGTCGTTGGACAAAGACATGGGTGTGCTTTCGGAATTCTTAGCGACCGATTATTCATTACCAACCACAAGCGGAACCTCTTGTAGTTTGGGGAACAGGTATGGGATTCGCAGCGTGGTAAACCACATTGGGGCGTCGGCGAGTTGTGGGCATTATACGGCGGATGCGTATCGAAGGAAAGATGAGACGCGGAAGTGGATGCGCTTCAATGACGCCTTTGTTTCAAGTATATCGGAGAAGCAGGCTTTGTTAGATTCACAAAAGACGGCCTACATGGTATTGTACGAGTTGGAATAG
- a CDS encoding predicted protein → MKFTAAITLAFAASVSAYDVPSLTPDNYESVTEGKTVFIKFFAPWCGHCKKMAPDWEKLAEEWDGHAVGLIAEVDCTTEGKPLCDANGVRGFPTLKYGDPAGLEDYQGSRSFDDLATFAKENLKPVCSPANLDLCDDEKKKQIEDYMALSDDDLESKIKAEEEKLEAAEAEFKEAVTKLQADYQKLSEDKDEKIAAVKNSGLGLLKSVKASKSKTAKEEL, encoded by the exons ATGAAGTTCACTGCTGCCATTACGCTTGCCTTTGCTGCCTCTGTCAGTGCCTACGATGTCCCTAGCTTGACTCCGGACAACTACGAGTCTGTGACCGAAGGAAAGACCGTCTTTATCAAATTCTTTGCCCCGTGG TGTGGACACTGCAAGAAGATGGCTCCGGACTGGGAGAAGCTTGCCGAAGAATGGGACGGACATGCTGTTGGTCTTATTGCCGAAGTCGACTGCACGACCGAGGGCAAGCCGCTGTGCGATGCCAACGGTGTCCGTGGATTCCCTACTCTCAAATACGGTGACCCGGCCGGTTTGGAGGACTACCAAGGTAGCCGCTCTTTCGACGATTTGGCCAcctttgccaaggaaaacTTGAAGCCTGTCTGCTCTCCCGCTAACCTAGACCTGTGCGACGAcgagaagaagaagcagATCGAAGATTACATGGCGCTCTCCGACGATGACCTTGAATCGAAAATTAAGgcagaggaagaaaagctcGAAGCGGCTGAAGCGGAGTTCAAGGAAGCCGTTACCAAGCTCCAAGCCGACTACCAGAAGCTTTCGGAAGACAAGGACGAGAAGATCGCTGCCGTGAAGAACTCCGGCCTGGGTCTGCTGAAGTCTGTCAAGGCCTCCAAGAGCAAGACCGCCAAGGAAGAATTGTAA